One Mya arenaria isolate MELC-2E11 chromosome 7, ASM2691426v1 genomic window carries:
- the LOC128240457 gene encoding early endosome antigen 1-like isoform X2, protein MSSTPIETSHMEQHLAQELSISENARSELEDRMEALEQQKSLYQQSVAESRGQVTSLETQLTSLNAELKELRQEHHTLEKKYDKLQMETELQQRESQSKETGMEARFEVLHGEKEALEEKINQLGEDLQLAQENLTITTSERDSLKQEVARLVGEVGSLEEAGQGTVSVDKLQAVQAEKSQLEEKLKTVLEESSEQSRHLLEVQEELHEQGSHVASLEKKMSALTTGYQWLNMLNTSADFSEIPDLDSTSTLILKDVSHLVLNIKEKIANTTAEKDKLAEELKALGASNSELKQQATGSKEKVATMESFMTKLQNNEDEMRKRVATLEEALQAKEEELKQAHHCSETSSRSTSELQDMYVKLEGEKENLVKMLSSKEEEIETNSNEIKRLSLQLDDKSKEFDEQLRKLQSMTQTSEGQERVNNENRITITKLEQDLEEVKKGNESLQKAGDELKLSLTQREQHIATLEKDIDVKLKEIEVLLSDKSKTATELKENQDKLYEKQSEVLLLNERLERSQEEVERTKQFYEATAKTESNLSERFKALENSLNEKDKRISELSEIEKSLLVENSKTQRDKEDLEKVLAKYNEDMEYLKKGFNDKESKIDGLTGLVTELNSEKETLLRKVSGLNVKIEEMSSELNKEKNLLEESYNEQKLLQETVIESKCQADSIDMENRKLEQKLFDIEQKHITLNKTIDQMTVDFENAVKEKEELEDKVSKLEHDQKDNESKINTLNMEVEKIMQEKDDLKSQQHASESLIAEKQEEISNFELNLDVLTKDNEEMRGKMSHLESTFQKSNESNNDLKSKLATSETEVQTAKEQINQYEILLKDAHSESKTLMSKAQEYEKELSECRNELDEKIIEDKQLTEENNMLVKQLGDVKSRLVEKEDEITFLSQSHEELKSIHSEIESGKNDMEKTCQRLSDDILVLQEKESNNVDAIKKLEESVQKLELEKESVHGSLSLKCVEINELQARYDDFQSENACLVQEYDLLQQTFNDLKETEEVVRSKLSEMTTSRDEARAEVDSLQHSLNEVKSKLKETSDEKDEIEQNKADLAAEIERIQVILQEKEDAKKKVENAYDAICVEKEKLEVQLHDTLHEHDTKLSEIEALQQQVTEAMNRLSERDSCIENLESSLGESSETVTELDGKVNQLLDELKSKNDSLAQLRTGIEESREENQQLKLKISEVRQSETKLREALHSSEQMYSEMQNIASEKSNELENLQVSERKLQAEIKELERDKEQVLTDLRLEKTEKDTLQNKSSNDYGIINELKETLDAQRDQCRGEITRLEQEIQDLLLKENTIIQEKNALSNKCVDLEAKNEDLHTKSEEHEVTIKGFENQVRMLSEESSTLQTCNVELEDVIKSLKSRIESAEKEKESLKDEINQLQIVVHEKENSFLSDTHKYKEDLENMQQQLEKLNTEIESLTALNKKLQEENEDVESKFSNLKEALDDVNMKLEAEQDSNEEKITEYRGNLAALQTEVQNLTDENDEKGKLIQGMKNDIDTEVSEYKDKIASLEEINDKLSATVNMCETTITDLENKLVEESNNYQEEIEQVKAILSETNEAVLDLQKELKSYQDEKEDLLSQIKSLEGDLSEKENVVQQFSDKITVNEDTLKELYEKVQKADFKETEQNTLITQFESKIQALETELEQIRNEKESLQMEVASMENELESTKAASTKNEAKLNEITMEREKSAQDSEAELDSLRQEITALEFQLSSNQLEFEQNQQAAAETSQFGEMKEKVLEQETLIEQLQTEMGSLREIAGRCREQEQQIEQLKEELQMKVDENEDLASQIDEVKQNLQKEMSSSLVVKDSLGAEMEKTEEQLKEKDDEISQLRADLDQLKKKLVQLIREKDTLWQKTDLLTYQRRLQASEKWMDDGKVTHCLTCNTEFSFTLRKHHCRLCGRIFCHSCSSNWVYTASSSKKSRACHECYEHYQAALKGHSNPSPTPGEEGGEQEESVVLPHRQVLGVASPPSNLSDSMASSATSLECEGGDDNSPQDDVNGVSRNLGFEGPALPPDPTPSQLNTSGETGGNETDEEKLKDSVAVAGAVQGPGSDERGDSSEDRFHLVSDDEIQRSISMSGDHEFEAPLDPNMTSSMCIPLEELERGEINSKNEVWIKAGKSYAVPVLVSTLNTLFGWEFTSYPKDVVFSVNYRPSLGVAVSEGQELVPPCKCDSHKQAVRGELAAKQLGVYTLVFDNTYSKLTSKRVNYSLFSSKQRQDSD, encoded by the exons ATGTCTTCTACCCCCATTGAGACAAGCCACATGGAACAGCACCTGGCCCAGGAACTCTCCATATCAGAGAACGCCAGGTCTGAGCTTGAG GACAGAATGGAAGCTCTGGAGCAGCAGAAGTCATTATATCAGCAGTCTGTGGCCGAATCACGTGGCCAGGTCACTTCTCTTGAAACACAACTCACGTCTTTAAATGCAGAGCTGAAGGAACTCCGCCAGGAGCACCATACACTGGAGAAAAA GTATGACAAGCTGCAAATGGAGACAGAGCTTCAACAGAGGGAGAGCCAGTCTAAAGAGACCGGAATGGAGGCTCGTTTCGAGGTTCTGCATGGGGAGAAAGAGGCCCTGGAGGAGAAGATTAATCAGCTGGGTGAGGACCTGCAGCTGGCACAGGAGAACCTCACCATCACCACAAGTGAACGAGATAGCCTAAAACAAGAG GTCGCCAGGCTCGTGGGTGAAGTTGGATCCCTAGAGGAGGCCGGTCAAGGTACTGTGTCTGTGGACAAGCTGCAGGCAGTACAGGCTGAGAAAAGTCAATTAGAGGAAAAGCTTAAG ACCGTGTTAGAGGAGAGCTCAGAGCAGTCCCGCCATCTGTTGGAAGTTCAGGAAGAGTTGCACGAACAAGGGAGCCATGTTGCAAGCCTAGAGAAGAAAATGTCTGCCCTTACAACTGGCTACCAGTGGCTCAACATGCTTAATACATCTGCAGACTTCTCAGAG ATTCCTGACCTGGACTCCACTTCTACTCTTATATTGAAGGATGTCTCTCACTTGGTTCTGAATATAAAAGAGAAGATAGCTAACACAACTGCTGAGAAGGACAAACTGGCAGAGGAATTGAAGGCACTTGGTGCTTCTAATTCTGAACTGAAACAGCAGGCAACAGGTAGCAAAGAAAAGGTTGCTACAATGGAATCGTTTATGACAAAGCTGCAGAATAATGAGGATGAAATGAGGAAGAGGGTGGCGACTTTGGAAGAGGCACTACAGGCTAAAGAAGAGGAGTTAAAACAAGCTCATCATTGCAGTGAGACCAGTAGTAGAAGCACCTCTGAGCTTCAAGATATGTATGTTAAATTGGAAGGTGAAAAAGAGAATTTAGTTAAGATGTTGTCTTCCAAGGAAGAAGAAATTGAAACCAactcaaatgaaataaagagaCTGTCTCTTCAGTTAGATGACAAAAGCAAAGAGTTTGATGAGCAGCTTCGAAAACTGCAGAGTATGACACAAACTTCAGAAGGCCAAGAAAGGGTGAATAATGAAAATAGAATTACAATAACAAAACTTGAACAAGACCTTGAAGAAGTTAAAAAGGGAAATGAATCATTGCAAAAAGCAGGTGATGAATTGAAGTTGAGTTTGACACAAAGGGAACAGCACATTGCTACATTAGAAAAGGACATTGATGTTAAACTGAAAGAAATTGAAGTGTTACTCTCTGATAAAAGTAAAACTGCAACTGAGTTGAAAGAAAATCAAGATAAACTATATGAAAAACAAAGTGAAGTTCTCCTTTTGAATGAAAGGTTAGAGAGAAGTCAAGAAGAAGTTGAAAGAACAAAACAGTTCTATGAAGCTACAGCAAAGACTGAATCTAATCTCTCAGAGAGGTTTAAAGCACTTGAAAATAGTCTTAATGAGAAAGACAAAAGAATTTCTGAGCTTAGTGAAATAGAAAAGTCTTTGTTAGTTGAAAATAGCAAAACACAACGTGATAAAGAAGATTTGGAAAAAGTGTTAGCAAAATATAATGAAGACATGGAATATTTAAAGAAGGGCTTTAATGATAAAGAGAGCAAAATAGATGGCTTAACAGGATTGGTTACAGAACTAAATAGTGAGAAAGAAACTCTGTTGAGGAAAGTTAGTGGACTAAATGTTAAGATTGAAGAAATGTCTAGTGAgctaaataaagaaaagaatCTTCTTGAGGAGAGTTATAATGAACAAAAACTTCTTCAAGAGACTGTGATTGAGAGTAAATGTCAAGCTGATAGCATTGATATGGAAAATCGGAAATTGGAACAAAAGCTGTTCGATATAGAACAAAAGcatattactttaaacaaaactattgaTCAAATGACAGTTGACTTTGAAAATGCTGTCAAGGAGAAGGAAGAATTAGAGGATAAAGTTTCTAAATTGGAACATGATCAAAAAGACAATGAAAgtaaaattaacactttgaataTGGAAGTGGAAAAAATTATGCAAGAAAAAGATGATTTGAAAAGTCAACAGCATGCAAGTGAGTCTTTAATTGCTGAAAAGCAAGAAGAAATATCCAATTTTGAGCTGAATTTAGatgttttaacaaaagataATGAGGAAATGAGAGGAAAAATGAGTCATTTAGAAAGTacttttcaaaaaagcaatgaatCAAACAACGATTTGAAATCTAAACTTGCCACTTCAGAAACTGAGGTTCAGACAGCAAAAGAGCAAATTAATCAGTACGAGATATTGCTGAAAGACGCGCACAGTGAAAGTAAAACTCTTATGAGCAAAGCACAGGAGTATGAAAAAGAATTGTCTGAGTGCAGAAATGAACTGgatgaaaaaataattgaggATAAGCAGCTGACTGAAGAGAATAACATGCTAGTTAAGCAGCTAGGAGATGTGAAGTCAAGGTTAGTTGAAAAGGAGGATGAGATAACGTTTCTTAGTCAGTCACATGAGGAACTGAAGAGTATACATTCAGAAATTGAAAGTGGAAAAAATGACATGGAAAAGACATGTCAGAGACTTTCTGATGACATTCTGGTTTTACAAGAGAAAGAATCGAATAATGTAGACGCTATCAAAAAGCTTGAAGAAAGTGTTCAGAAACTGGAACTGGAAAAGGAAAGTGTTCATGGATCATTATCTCTAAAATGTGTCGAAATAAATGAGCTACAGGCCCGGTATGATGATTTCCAATCAGAAAATGCGTGTCTGGTTCAGGAGTATGACCTACTGCAGCAGACATTCAATGATCTCAAGGAAACCGAAGAGGTTGTAAGATCTAAATTATCTGAAATGACAACAAGTCGGGATGAAGCAAGAGCTGaggttgacagtttgcaacatAGTTTGAATGaagtaaaaagtaaattaaaggAAACTTCAGATGAAAAGGATGAGATTGAACAAAATAAAGCTGATTTGGCAGCTGAAATTGAAAGAATACAAGTCATTTTGCAAGAAAAGGAAGATGCTaagaaaaaggttgaaaatGCATATGATGCTATCTGTGTTGAAAAAGAAAAGCTTGAAGTGCAATTACATGACACATTGCATGAGCATGACACAAAATTGTCAGAGATTGAGGCTTTACAACAGCAAGTAACGGAAGCAATGAACAGGTTATCTGAGAGAGACAGCTGTATTGAAAATTTAGAAAGTTCTCTTGGTGAGTCATCTGAAACTGTTACAGAATTGGACGGGAAAGTAAACCAGCTTTTAGATGAGTTAAAGTCTAAGAATGATTCCCTTGCACAGCTGAGAACTGGTATTGAGGAAAGTAGAGAGGAGAATCAACAACTGAAATTGAAAATCTCTGAGGTGAGACAGAGTGAAACAAAGCTTAGAGAAGCTTTACATTCATCAGAACAGATGTACTCAGAGATGCAGAATATTGCATCTGAAAAATCAAATGAGCTAGAAAATCTACAGGTTTCGGAAAGAAAATTGCAAGCAGAAATCAAGGAATTGGAAAGGGACAAAGAACAGGTTTTGACTGATTTGAGATTAGAGAAAACTGAGAAAGACACTTTGCAAAATAAGAGTAGTAATGACTATGGAATTATAAATGAGTTAAAAGAGACATTAGACGCACAGAGAGATCAGTGCAGAGGAGAAATTACAAGGCTTGAGCAAGAAATACAAGATTTACTGTTAAaggaaaatacaataatacagGAAAAGAAtgctctttcaaataaatgtgtaGACCTCGAGGCAAAAAATGAGGATTTACATACTAAGTCTGAAGAGCATGAAGTTACAATAAAAGGCTTTGAAAATCAGGTCAGAATGTTGTCTGAAGAAAGCTCGACATTGCAAACATGTAATGTTGAATTAGAAGATGtgattaaaagtttgaaaagtaGAATAGAATCAGCAGAAAAAGAGAAAGAAAGTTTGAAAGacgaaataaatcagttacaaaTTGTTGTGCATGAAAAAGAGAACAGTTTCTTGTCAGACACACATAAATATAAAGAAGATTTAGAGAATATGCAGCAGCAACTAGAGAAACTTAATACAGAAATTGAATCTCTAACAGCTTTAAATAAGAAGCTTCAAGAGGAAAATGAAGATGTTGAGTCTAAGTTTTCAAATTTGAAGGAAGCATTAGATGATGTTAACATGAAGCTTGAAGCTGAACAAGACTCAAACGAAGAAAAAATCACTGAATACAGAGGTAACTTGGCTGCTCTACAGACTGAAGTCCAAAATCTTACagatgaaaatgatgaaaaggGTAAACTCATTCAGGGCATGAAAAATGACATAGATACCGAAGTATCTGAATACAAGGATAAGATAGCAAGTCTTGAAGAGATAAATGACAAACTTTCAGCAACTGTCAACATGTGTGAAACTACCATTACTGATTTGGAAAACAAGCTTGTTGAAGAAAGCAACAATTATCAAGAAGAAATAGAACAAGTGAAGGCAATACTATCAGAAACTAATGAAGCAGTGTTGGACTTACAAAAGGAATTGAAAAGCTATCAAGATGAGAAGGAGGATTTGTTAAGTCAAATTAAATCACTTGAAGGTGATTTGTCAGAAAAAGAAAACGTAGTTCAACAGTTTTCTGACAAAATTACTGTTAATGAAGACACACTGAAAGAGCTTTATGAAAAGGTACAGAAAGCTGATTTCAAAGAAACTGAACAGAATACTTTGATCACacaatttgaaagtaaaatacAAGCTCTGGAAACTGAGCTTGAGCAGataagaaatgaaaaagaatCACTTCAGATGGAAGTAGCAAGCATGGAAAATGAACTAGAATCAACAAAGGCAGCCTCTACAAAAAATGAAGCTAAGTTGAATGAGATAACCATGGAAAGAGAGAAAAGTGCACAAGACAGTGAAGCAGAGTTGGACTCACTTAGACAAGAGATAACAGCATTGGAGTTTCAGCTGAGCTCTAATCAATTGGAATTTGAACAAAATCAACAA GCTGCAGCTGAGACAAGTCAGTTTGGTGAGATGAAAGAGAAGGTCTTGGAGCAGGAGACATTGATAGAACAACTACAGACAGAGATGGGAAGTCTGAGGGAGATTGCTGGCAGATGTAGAGAACAGGAACAGCAG ATTGAGCAACTGAAGGAAGAATTACAGATGAAAGTTGATGAGAATGAGGACTTGGCATCACAAATTGATGAG GTGAAGCAGAACTTGCAAAAAGAAATGAGTTCTTCTTTAGTTGTTAag GACAGTCTGGGTGCGGAGATGGAGAAGACAGAAGAACAGTTGAAAGAGAAGGACGATGAGATCTCCCAGCTGCGAGCCGACCTTGACCAGTTGAAGAAAAAACTAGTACAGCTCATACG AGAGAAGGACACCCTGTGGCAGAAGACAGACCTGTTGACATACCAGCGTCGTCTGCAAGCGTCTGAGAAGTGGATGGATGATGGCAAGGTCACACACTGTCTGACCTGCAACACAGAGTTCTCCTTCACACTTAGAAAG CACCATTGTCGTCTGTGTGGGCGAATCTTCTGCCATAGCTGTTCTAGTAACTGGGTGTACACTGCATCATCAAG CAAGAAGAGTCGTGCGTGTCACGAGTGTTATGAGCACTACCAGGCAGCCTTGAAGGGCCACTCCAACCCCAGCCCCACTCCTGGAGAAGAGGGGGGAGAACAGGAGGAGAGTGTCGTTCTGCCCCACCGACAGGTCTTGGGTGTTGCCTCACCCCCCTCAAACCTCTCTGACAGCATGGCATCGTCTGCTACTTCCCTCG AATGTGAGGGAGGGGACGATAACAGCCCCCAGGATGATGTCAATGGAGTCTCCAGAAATTTGGGGTTCGAAGGACCTGCTCTACCTCCAGACCCCACTCCATCCCAGCTGAACACGTCGGGGGAGACAGGGGGAAATGAGACAGATGAGGAGAAGCTAAAGGATAGCGTTGCTGTAGCTGGGGCAGTACAGgg ACCTGGAAGTGATGAGAGAGGGGACAGTAGTGAAGACAGATTTCATCTTGTGTCTGATGACGAGATCCAGCGATCCATCAGTATGAGTGGTGACCATGAATTTGAGGCCCCACTTGATCCCAA CATGACAAGTAGTATGTGTATCCCCCTGGAGGAGCTGGAACGAGGGGAGATTAACAGCAAGAATGAGGTCTGGATAAAAGCCGGGAAGTCATACGCAGTTCCCGTCCTTGTCTCCACACTCAATACTCTCTTTGGATGGGAGTTCACATCATACCCCAAG GATGTGGTATTCAGTGTGAACTATCGACCCAGCCTGGGTGTGGCTGTATCTGAGGGCCAGGAGTTAGTTCCCCCCTGTAAGTGTGACTCCCATAAACAGGCTGTCCGAGGGGAACTGGCTGCCAAACAGCTGGGAGTATACACCCTTGTGTTCGACAACACTTACTCAAA ACTGACGTCCAAGCGTGTGAACTACTCCCTATTCTCCAGTAAGCAGAGGCAAGACTCAGACTGA